The following is a genomic window from Pelobacter seleniigenes DSM 18267.
CCCAATAAGGTCGAGTTCGACAACGAAGTCTCGGATAAGTATACGGTTATCGATATTTTTGCGACGGATAAGGTGGGGTTGCTCTACCAAATCACTCGAACCCTCAATGAGCTGGGACTGTATATTGCCGTGTCCAAGATCGCCACCAAGGTCGATCAGGCTGCCGACGTATTTTATGTGCAGGATATCTTCGGGCAAAAAATCGTTGATCCGAAGAAAATTGAGGAGATCAAAGAGGTCATGCTGAGCCGGCTTGATTAGTGTCGCACCAGCCAGCATAGCCTATGGGCTTGAGAACCAAGGGGAGCGGATTCAGGAGATTATGACGGACGCACTGCTCGATAGCTATCTGGATTATCTGACGATAGAGAAGGGGCTGTCGAATAACACGGTCAGTGCTTATTATCGTGACCTCAGCGGATATTTCGCGTTTCTGAAGAAACAGCCGGGGATCGCTTCAGCGGCAGATATCAGCCGTAGCGACCTGCTGGCCTATCTGACCGGGTTACGTCACCAGGGACTGGCGCCGCGGACCCGGGCCAGGGTGCTCAGCACCTTGCGTAGCTTTCACCGTTTTCTGGTTCGGGAAAATCATGTCAGTCATGATCCTTCCGCCCTGATCGAATCTCCCAAGATCCTGCGGGCACTGCCGAAACTGCTCTCTGCGCAAGAGGTTGAACAACTTCTTGCCGCACCGCAGGGCGATGGCAAGATCGCTTTGCGGGATCGGGCCATGCTTGAAGTGCTCTATGCGACCGGAATCAGGGTCTCCGAGTTAATTGACCTGAGATCTGCAGATTTGAAGCTCGATATCGGTTGCCTGACTGTATTTGGGAAAGGCTCGAAGCAGCGCCTGGTGCCACTGGGGGAAGTGGCACTTGAAATTGTTCAGGAATATCTGCAGAATGGGCGGCCGAAATTATTGAAGGAGGGGCCGATTGAGGCCGTTTTCCCAAACAGCCGCGGTCGTCACATGAGCCGCCAGGGATTCTGGAAAATTCTCCGGAATCATGCTCTGGCGGCAGGGATCAACCGGCCTGTCCATCCGCATATGCTGCGGCATTCTTTCGCAACCCACTTGCTTGAAAACGGTGCGGATTTAAGAGCAGTGCAAAGCATGCTGGGGCATGCTGATATTTCAACGACTCAAATATACACCCACGTTTTGCAGGAACGTTTGAAACAAATCCACCAGCAGTATCATCCACGCGGATGAGCAATGAGGGCGAAGCAATCATGAAATATATTATTTTACTCGGTGACGGCATGGCCGACGAACCGATGGCTGAATTAAACGGGAAAACACCGCTGCAGGCGGCGCATACACCCAATATGGATCGCTTGTGTCAAGCCGGCAGCAGCGGCCTGGCGGCAACCGTCCCGGCAGGCTTCCCGCCCGGCAGTGATGTTGCCAACCTGTCGGTGTTCGGCTACAATCCGGGCGACTGCTATACCGGACGCTCTCCGCTGGAAGCTGCCAGCATGGGGGTCGAACTGACACCGACGGATGTTGCCTTCCGATTGAATCTGGTCTGGCTGGAAGCCCATTTTGGAAAACTGTATATGGGCGATTTTTCCGCCGGGCATATCAGCACCGCTGAAGCTGACCAATTAATCCGGACCTTGCAGCAGGAGCTTGGTGGTGGCGAATTCAACTTTTATACCGGGGTCTCGTACCGACATCTGCTGGTCTGGAAAAACGGTAAAGATCGGCTCAGTTTTACCCCGCCCCATGATATCTCCACTCTCAGCATCGAAGATTATCTGCCCCAGGGGGATGGCGCTGCCAAGTTGCTCGATCTGACCAATTCGGCCCAGATGCTGCTTAATGACCATCCGATCAATAATCGCCGCGTCCAGGAGCAAAAGGTACCGGCAAATTCGATCTGGCTGTGGGGGCATGGTCGCCGGCCGGCGATGCAGACCTTCCAGGAGCTGCATGGCTTGACGGGCTCGGTCATTTCCGCTGTTGATCTGATCAAAGGGATCGGAATCAACGCTGGGCTGAACGTTATCGATGTCCCCGGTGCCACCGGTTATCTTGATACCAACTATCGAGGCAAAGCCGAGTATGCCGTGAATTCCCTGCGCGACAATGATTTTGTCTATGTTCATGTCGAGGCTCCGGACGAAGCGGCCCACGGCGGCTTGCTACAGGAAAAGATCGAGGCGATCGAAAGCTTTGATCGTGAGGTCGTCGGCACCATTCTGGAGAATCTGGCCACGATCGGCGATTGCCGGATTCTGGTCACCCCGGATCATCCGACCCCGGTTAATAAACGTACGCATACGTCTGACCCGGTTCCCTATATCCTGTTTGATTCACGTCAATCCGAAGGTTCTGGGCCCAGCGGATATTCAGAGGAAAACGCTGCCCGTTGCGGCACCATCGTACCCGGTCATCAGCTGTTGTCGCTGCTGCTGGACCGGAACCCGAGCCGTTCATGACCACGACCCGGGTTCTGTTTGCCCGCCAGGAGAGGCCGGAAAAGGCCCGCCTGCTTTGCAGCCTGGTCGATGATTGCTTTCGCGACCGGGCACGGATTCTGGTTTTTTTACAGGATGATCAGCAGGCCATGGCCATGGACCGCTTCCTCTGGACCTGGGATAAGGGATCCTTCCTTCCCCATGCTTACGACAGCGGTGCGGTCGAGTGTGTCGACGAGCCGATTGTCATCACCTGCAAGGAAGAAAACCCGAACGGGGCCAGCGTGTTGATTATGGGAGGGGCATGTTCTCTTGGTTTCATGGGGCGTTTTGAGTTGGCCATCGATCTGGCGGAGGTCTATGATGAGACTCTACTGCAGAAGTCACGACAGCGGTTCAAAAATTACCGCGACCACGGTTTCCAACCGGCCATGTACCCGCCACCGCAATCGTAATTTCAAAGGAGTTTTCGTTGTTTGATAATAAACTTGCGATCGTCCTGGTCGAGCCTCAGGGCGCTCGTAATATCGGTTCCGTTTGCCGGGCCATGCTTAATTTCGGCTTTACCGACCTGCGGCTGGTTAACCCGCAGGTGGATCATCTGTCTTTTGATGCCAGACAGATGGCGGTTAAAGCTGCTTGGTTGCTGGAGCAGGCGAAGGTCTTTCCGTCATTGCAGGAAGCTCTGGCGGATTGTCGGCTCAGCTTCGGTACGACCCGGCGCTTCGGCCGTTATCGGGAAGGGCTGCTGCACCCTGAAGAAGCGGCTGAAAAACTTATTCCAGTGGTTGCCGAAGATCCGGCCGCGCTGGTCTTCGGGAGGGAAGACAAAGGGCTGTTCACTAGCGAGTTGGACCTTTGTCAACATTTCATAACCATTCCCACCAACGATGAGCTGCCTTCCATGAACCTGGCACAGGCAGTCGGGGTGTGCCTTTATGAGACGGTCAGGGTCGAGGGACAGATGGCCGGACGCACCCATGGCCCGCAAAAACTGGCTGGCAACCAACAGCTTGAAAGCATGTTCCAGCACATGAAGCAGTCGTTGGTCAATATCGGCTATCTCAACCCGCAGAATCCCGACCATATCTTGCGCAGCTTCAGGCGGATTTTCGGGCGCGCGGAATTGAGTGAACGCGAAGTGAGAATTTTGCGGGGACTGTTCAATCAGATCGATCTTTTTTCCGGACAGAAAATGACCAGAAAGCAAGAACAGGGTCATGGCTGATCCTTTTTTAATCCTCCCGCTGGAAAATGGCGGTCAGTTGCATTTCATTGATTTGAGCAATCGTTACTTCGGCGATTTTCACAAAGTCAGAGTGCAGATTGTCGGTGACCTGCCGGTGGGTGAAGATTGTGGCGCCGGTGCCAACTTTATCCGTTATGAAACCGAACTGACCCAGATGGCGGTCAGGTCGGCGGAGATAGTGACTGTTCGCAGTCGGCTGGTGGATAACTTTATCGCGACCAGTGTACCGTATCTGATCAAAAAGGGTTTTGGTCTCCAGCTGCAACGCAAGATCCAAGAGGGAGGACGGAGAGCTAAAAAAGGATCTTCAGTCATCGATAGATAAAAATAATGGCTCTGATTGGACATCTGACCAGGATTTTTCTTGCCAGTTGCTGTTTGAGATGTTATATAAGCGTGGTTTTAGTGTTTAAGGAAAGTGAGCCCGGTGGCTCGCTTTTTTTATTACCTGGAGATAGATTGTTTCAATGTCAGTCACAGAACAAATAGCTGCACTGGTTCAACCCCTGCTGGAAGATGCCGGGCTTGAGCTGGTTGATCTTGAATACAAGCGGGAACAGAATGGTTGGACGCTGAGATTTTTCCTTGATAAGGAAGGTGGCATCAGTCTTGACGACTGCGCCGATGCGAGCCGTGAAATCAGTTCCTTGCTGGATGTTGAAGATATTATCCAGACCGCTTACAATCTGGAGGTATCATCCCCGGGAATTGAACGACCGCTGAAAAAAATGGCCGATTTTGAGCGCTTCTCCGGAAAGCTGGCTAAAATCAAGACTTCTGAGGCACTGGATCCAAGCGGCACAGGCAAACCCCAGAAAACTTTTACCGGGGTGCTGGCCGGAGTCGAGGGTGACGATATACTCATGAATTTGTCCGGCCAAGGGGAATCTTTGGTCAGGATTTCTTTTCAACAGATAGAGAAGGCGAACCTGCAGTACGAATTTTAGAACTCCGCAGGTTCAACAGATTTTCACGTCTGGTCGAAGGGCCGGCAAAGCTTTTTAAAGGGGATTAGCAGGATGGTGGGTAATCTCAATCACATCATCGATCAGGTTGTAAAGGACAAGGGGATCAATCGCGATATCCTTATCGATGCTCTTGAGTCGGCAGTGCTCTCTGCGGCCAATAAAAAATTCAGAAATACCCGTGACCTCGAAGCTCATTTTAATGATGAGATCGGCGAGGTTGAGGTTTTTGAATTTGTGACCGTCGTTGAAGAAGTTGTTGACTCCTATAAAGAGATTGATATCGATGAAGCACGCGAGGTCGACCCGGATGTTGAGGTCGGCGATTCCCTCGGGATGATGCTTGAGGCAGGCAGCTTCAGCCGGATTGCCGCCCAGACCGCTAAGCAGGTCATCATTCAGAAGGTCCGTGAAGCTGAGCGTGAAGGTGTGTATACTGAATTCAAGGACCGCGTCGGTGAGGTTGTCAATGGTATTGTCCGTCGTTACGAGCGCGGTGATCTGATTGTCGATCTTGGCCGGGCTGAAGCCCTCCTGCCGAACCGTGAACAGGTCCCGCGGGAGAACTACCGCCAGTCCGATCGGGTTAGAGCTTATATTTCCGAAGTCAAAATGTCTGCCAAGGGTCCGCAGATTATCCTTTCCCGTACTCATCCGGGCTTGCTGATTTCGCTGTTTTCCTCTGAGGTTCCCGAAATCGCCGAAGGTATCGTTGAAATCAAGGGTGCTGCCCGCGAGCCTGGCAGCCGTGCCAAGATTGCAGTCGTCTCCCATGACGTCGATGTCGATCCGGTTGGTGCCTGTGTCGGGATGCGCGGTTCGCGGGTGCAGAATGTCGTGACCGAGTTGCGTGGCGAGCGGATCGATATTATTCCTTGGACGCCAGATCCGGCCCGTTTTGCCTGCGCAGCTCTTGCTCCGGCGGAAGTTTCCCGGGTTTATATCGATGATGAAGAACAGGCGATGGAGATCATCGTTCCTGACGACCAGCTCTCTTTGGCTATTGGCAAAAAAGGGCAGAATGTTCGCCTTGCCGCCAAACTGATCGGTTGGAAAATCGATATTAAGAGCGAGACCCGAGCTCAGGAAGAAGAGCAGGAAGAAGCTGCTCCGCAGCCCCCTGCCCAGGAAGAAGAGAAGGAACTGGGCAAGCCCGAACTGCAGGTAGCAGAACCAGCCGTTGAGCTGGAAGAGGAACAACCTGACCAAGAGCAGGAATGACGACGGCGATAATGGCTGACGAAAAAAAAGGCCCGCAACGTTCCTGTGTCGCTTGCCGTTCAATTAACAACAAGGATCAATTGATTCGTTATGTTATTGACCCTGGCGGCCGGGTTCTGGTTGACTACCGCCAAAAACTGCCCGGACGGGGAGCCTATACATGCTTCTCTTTGCAGTGCATAGCAGCTGCAGTGAAAAGAAAAGCATTTCAACGCAGTTTCAGTGGACTTGCTCACCCGGTCGATGAGAGTTCGCTGGTGCTTGATCTGCGCGGCATGGTTGAACAGAAAATCGTTAGCCTGCTAGGTATGGCACGAAAATCGGGACAGACGGTCAGTGGAACCAATATGGTAACCGACCAACTTCGAAAAAAAGGATGCGCTCTGGCGCTGGTTCTGGTTGCGAAGGACATCTCATCCGCAATCGGCACCAAGCTGGAGAATCTGGCCCAACGCCAGAACGTAGAGTGCATCCATATGTTTGATAAAGAAAAAATCGGGCAGATACTCGGCAAAGAAGAAATCAGCGCTCTGGCGCTGGCATCCGGGGCATTGGCCGAGGCATTGCTGACTGAATTATCTAGATACAGGCAACTGGTAAGGGAGAATTGATGGGTAAGGTAAGAGTCTACGAACTCGCAAAAAAAATGGGTCTTGAAAATAAAGATTTAATGACAAAACTCACCGAAGCCGGTGTGGAAGTTGCGTCGCATACAAGTTCCCTGAGTGAGGAAGATCTCAAGAAACTCGAGGCCTTAAATACCCCGCAGCAGGAAAAGATCGAGGAGGCGAGGATTAAGCCGGGTCTC
Proteins encoded in this region:
- the rimP gene encoding ribosome maturation factor RimP, whose amino-acid sequence is MSVTEQIAALVQPLLEDAGLELVDLEYKREQNGWTLRFFLDKEGGISLDDCADASREISSLLDVEDIIQTAYNLEVSSPGIERPLKKMADFERFSGKLAKIKTSEALDPSGTGKPQKTFTGVLAGVEGDDILMNLSGQGESLVRISFQQIEKANLQYEF
- a CDS encoding DUF448 domain-containing protein — encoded protein: MTTAIMADEKKGPQRSCVACRSINNKDQLIRYVIDPGGRVLVDYRQKLPGRGAYTCFSLQCIAAAVKRKAFQRSFSGLAHPVDESSLVLDLRGMVEQKIVSLLGMARKSGQTVSGTNMVTDQLRKKGCALALVLVAKDISSAIGTKLENLAQRQNVECIHMFDKEKIGQILGKEEISALALASGALAEALLTELSRYRQLVREN
- the xerD gene encoding site-specific tyrosine recombinase XerD; amino-acid sequence: MTDALLDSYLDYLTIEKGLSNNTVSAYYRDLSGYFAFLKKQPGIASAADISRSDLLAYLTGLRHQGLAPRTRARVLSTLRSFHRFLVRENHVSHDPSALIESPKILRALPKLLSAQEVEQLLAAPQGDGKIALRDRAMLEVLYATGIRVSELIDLRSADLKLDIGCLTVFGKGSKQRLVPLGEVALEIVQEYLQNGRPKLLKEGPIEAVFPNSRGRHMSRQGFWKILRNHALAAGINRPVHPHMLRHSFATHLLENGADLRAVQSMLGHADISTTQIYTHVLQERLKQIHQQYHPRG
- a CDS encoding DNA polymerase III subunit chi, giving the protein MTTTRVLFARQERPEKARLLCSLVDDCFRDRARILVFLQDDQQAMAMDRFLWTWDKGSFLPHAYDSGAVECVDEPIVITCKEENPNGASVLIMGGACSLGFMGRFELAIDLAEVYDETLLQKSRQRFKNYRDHGFQPAMYPPPQS
- a CDS encoding cofactor-independent phosphoglycerate mutase, producing MKYIILLGDGMADEPMAELNGKTPLQAAHTPNMDRLCQAGSSGLAATVPAGFPPGSDVANLSVFGYNPGDCYTGRSPLEAASMGVELTPTDVAFRLNLVWLEAHFGKLYMGDFSAGHISTAEADQLIRTLQQELGGGEFNFYTGVSYRHLLVWKNGKDRLSFTPPHDISTLSIEDYLPQGDGAAKLLDLTNSAQMLLNDHPINNRRVQEQKVPANSIWLWGHGRRPAMQTFQELHGLTGSVISAVDLIKGIGINAGLNVIDVPGATGYLDTNYRGKAEYAVNSLRDNDFVYVHVEAPDEAAHGGLLQEKIEAIESFDREVVGTILENLATIGDCRILVTPDHPTPVNKRTHTSDPVPYILFDSRQSEGSGPSGYSEENAARCGTIVPGHQLLSLLLDRNPSRS
- a CDS encoding RNA methyltransferase — translated: MFDNKLAIVLVEPQGARNIGSVCRAMLNFGFTDLRLVNPQVDHLSFDARQMAVKAAWLLEQAKVFPSLQEALADCRLSFGTTRRFGRYREGLLHPEEAAEKLIPVVAEDPAALVFGREDKGLFTSELDLCQHFITIPTNDELPSMNLAQAVGVCLYETVRVEGQMAGRTHGPQKLAGNQQLESMFQHMKQSLVNIGYLNPQNPDHILRSFRRIFGRAELSEREVRILRGLFNQIDLFSGQKMTRKQEQGHG
- the nusA gene encoding transcription termination factor NusA, which produces MVGNLNHIIDQVVKDKGINRDILIDALESAVLSAANKKFRNTRDLEAHFNDEIGEVEVFEFVTVVEEVVDSYKEIDIDEAREVDPDVEVGDSLGMMLEAGSFSRIAAQTAKQVIIQKVREAEREGVYTEFKDRVGEVVNGIVRRYERGDLIVDLGRAEALLPNREQVPRENYRQSDRVRAYISEVKMSAKGPQIILSRTHPGLLISLFSSEVPEIAEGIVEIKGAAREPGSRAKIAVVSHDVDVDPVGACVGMRGSRVQNVVTELRGERIDIIPWTPDPARFACAALAPAEVSRVYIDDEEQAMEIIVPDDQLSLAIGKKGQNVRLAAKLIGWKIDIKSETRAQEEEQEEAAPQPPAQEEEKELGKPELQVAEPAVELEEEQPDQEQE